One Danio rerio strain Tuebingen ecotype United States chromosome 22, GRCz12tu, whole genome shotgun sequence genomic window carries:
- the si:dkeyp-122a9.2 gene encoding uncharacterized protein si:dkeyp-122a9.2 gives MSLPEQMTNNLEKMKSGFGTFPFTIALFGLEMLMDREFSCPCDPGLNVTLIVFLFVGPAFLALTVLVFIRRPCKRKSQSSAEVFSFCLIPPSLWIFLLLFEGEYLACGLAHWEGDYVLDEGRQIKWCKPSGLNDNKTIRTDLLELTEKVTFYSRLSALALLSLLCISFMTVLVWSDCKTRPLEQLKKWDEQTQQTSLSGTEAELQQPPV, from the exons ATGTCGTTGCCTGAGCAAATGACAAACAATCTGGAAAAGATGAAAAGTGGATTTGGCACATTtccatttactattgcattattcgGATTGGAAATGTTAATGGATCGTGAATTTTCTTGCCCGTGTGACCCAGGTCTCAACGTGACCCTGATCGTCTTCCTCTTCGTCGGTCCTGCTTTCCTGGCTCTGACTGTGTTGGTGTTCATTCGGAGACCTTGTAAACGTAAATCGCAGAGTTCCGCTGAGGTCTTTTCATTTTGTCTGATTCCTCCTTCACTGTGGATCTTTCTGCTGTTGTTTGAGGGGGAATATTTGGCTTGTGGTTTGGCGCACTGGGAAGGAGACTACGTTTTGGATGAAGGGCGTCAGATTAAATGGTGCAAACCCAGTGGATTGAATGACAACAAAACGATCAGAACCGACTTGCTAGAACTGACTGAAAAGGTCACTTTCTACTCAAGG CTTTCTGCTTTAGCTCTGCTGTCCCTCCTCTGCATTTCTTTCATGACTGTCCTCGTTTGGAGTGACTGTAAAACCAGAcctctggagcagctgaagaagTGGGATGAGCAAACACAACAAACATCTCTAAGCGGCACGGAAGCAGAACTACAGCAGCCACCAGTTTGA